From the Terriglobia bacterium genome, the window CCTTTCCTGGTGTCGCCGAGCACGATCATGATCTCGCCCGTATAATCACGCGGCCCCCACAGCCAGTAAGTCAGATGAGTCCCGATTGACCTGGGCAGGCCATACTCCGGTCCATAGAAATCGACGGCTCCACACTGCCCGAAGTCGTTGCCGATGATCGCCGTCTTGGATCTTTCCTCGGGAGGCAAAGCGTAATACACCTTTGCGACGGCTTGGATCATCTCATGCCAGCCAAAGCGATCCGCGAAAAACTGAGGCATGGCATTGGTGCCCCGATTTTCAATCTTGGCCTGCGTGATGCCGAGTGCGTTTGTGTAGCGGAGGTAGGTTTCCGGCGGCAGGATAGGTAAATACGCCGGTGCGATGAGGGCTCCCGAGAACGCCAGCAGCGCCACATACGCGGGCCGTACCCAGGTGAGGTGCGGGCGCGCCAGCCATTCCTCTATCACCACGGCACCTCCCGCGAGGAGCATCGGATAAACCGGCATGAGGTAATAGACCTTCGCCTGGAGTATCAGCAGGGTGGCCAGGGCGATCGGGTAAGCCCAGCCCAGCGCCCGATACGGTCTGGCGGGGCGACGTGCCAGAAAGCTGTAAAGCCCCACCAGCCAGATAGGGCAACTCGCCGGATGCATCATCTCGGCCTGCATCAAGAGGAACTGCAGGGGCGTGAACACGACATCACGGCCGTTGCGCTTAATATTGGCAAGCAGTTCCAGGTGCGGGAAGTGGTGGCGGATCATCCAGACCAGATTGGGCAGAAAAATCACCAGGGCGATCCCGCCCGCAATAAAAAACCAGCGGTTCCACATCAGCCTGCGTTCCGGCGTCAGCAGCAGCCCGAGGCCCACCGCGAACCCAAACATCAGCATGGTATTTTTGTTCAGCATGCCCACGCCCGCGAGCAACCCGAACCAGAGCCAGAGCTTGGTGTTCCCGCTTTGGATGATCCGAACAATCACGAGGGCGCATCCCATCCAGATCAGCGGCTCGATTGAGTTCATCGACAGGTAGCTGTCGAAGCCGAGGTAGACGGGTGCCACCAGAACGGCGAGGGCGGCCAGACCCTGCGCAAAACGCTTGCCGCCGAATGCCCTCACGAGGGCACCTGTAAGGATCACGAGACCCGCCCCCGCGAGCGACGGGAACAGGCGGATCGAGTACATGGAGTCGCCGAAGAGGGCCCGGGTAAGCCACGCCTGCAGAGCTGTCAGCGGCGGCAAATCTACATAACCCCACGCGAGGTGCTGGCCACAAGCCAGAAAGTAGAGCTCGTCGATAAAAGGGCCGTAGACCTTTGCGCTCGCCATGTGCACGACGAACTTGGCGGCGGCCAGGAGGCCGACGACAGCACTGCCACTGAGAAAGATCGCGCGAACTTTTGCGGATACGGATGGAGTATCTGCATTAACGGTCGGGGCGATGTTCATAGTCGACTCCTTTATGACATCTGATGGATCCGATCCTACCCGCTCGATCCCGATCGGCGGACGGTTATGTGACAAGCGGGAGATTTTGCGGGAGAAGCGGGACAGCGCAGCCCCGCCACGCCTGCAGCTCACACGGCATCGTTGCCTGACCGCGTGGGCCGGGCTGTCAATATCTCGCCCGTTGCAGGAGGTTGTGCTGGTAGCGGCGGCTGAGCCGCAGACGGATGCCGTCCTTGAGAATCACGATGTAGTCGCCGTGGGACCAGGAGTGCATTTCCTTGATGCTGTCGATATTCACCATCTCAGAGCGGTGAATGCGGGCAAA encodes:
- a CDS encoding glycosyltransferase family 39 protein, with amino-acid sequence MNIAPTVNADTPSVSAKVRAIFLSGSAVVGLLAAAKFVVHMASAKVYGPFIDELYFLACGQHLAWGYVDLPPLTALQAWLTRALFGDSMYSIRLFPSLAGAGLVILTGALVRAFGGKRFAQGLAALAVLVAPVYLGFDSYLSMNSIEPLIWMGCALVIVRIIQSGNTKLWLWFGLLAGVGMLNKNTMLMFGFAVGLGLLLTPERRLMWNRWFFIAGGIALVIFLPNLVWMIRHHFPHLELLANIKRNGRDVVFTPLQFLLMQAEMMHPASCPIWLVGLYSFLARRPARPYRALGWAYPIALATLLILQAKVYYLMPVYPMLLAGGAVVIEEWLARPHLTWVRPAYVALLAFSGALIAPAYLPILPPETYLRYTNALGITQAKIENRGTNAMPQFFADRFGWHEMIQAVAKVYYALPPEERSKTAIIGNDFGQCGAVDFYGPEYGLPRSIGTHLTYWLWGPRDYTGEIMIVLGDTRKGASQWFDSVEEVAKVGRPYAMRQEQFQILLCRKPKGGTTLQEIWPRIKNYN